The Snodgrassella alvi wkB2 genome window below encodes:
- a CDS encoding Spy/CpxP family protein refolding chaperone, with amino-acid sequence MKTFIRVVTLAALSSMSMGAFAAAGTEQPPTAVVTETETVVVHEQKPVLGPVNPHSILPQLNLSNQQRALVQKIDHQYASQRPLMSNENRQILANLQQERKNLVLNKQFDDVKAKNMIAQEQRLWAEQQQARADYDFLQLKREHDIYQILTPKQQQQYWRLRQQQKLLHSKAR; translated from the coding sequence ATGAAAACTTTTATTCGTGTAGTAACGCTTGCTGCTTTGTCTTCAATGAGTATGGGTGCTTTTGCTGCTGCCGGAACAGAACAGCCGCCGACAGCAGTAGTCACTGAAACTGAAACAGTGGTTGTGCATGAGCAGAAACCGGTTTTGGGTCCGGTAAATCCACATTCAATTTTACCTCAGTTGAATTTAAGTAATCAGCAAAGGGCACTGGTACAGAAAATTGATCATCAGTATGCCAGCCAGCGTCCGCTTATGAGCAATGAAAATCGTCAGATTCTGGCTAATTTGCAACAGGAGCGTAAGAATCTGGTATTAAATAAGCAATTTGATGATGTTAAAGCTAAAAATATGATTGCACAGGAACAGCGTCTTTGGGCTGAACAGCAACAGGCACGTGCTGATTATGATTTTTTACAGTTAAAACGCGAACATGATATCTATCAGATTCTGACTCCGAAACAGCAACAGCAATATTGGCGTTTGCGTCAGCAACAAAAGTTGCTGCACTCCAAAGCGCGATAA
- a CDS encoding TonB-dependent copper receptor, translating into MHYRDKSLFFLALSCLISTVRAQPQSENTEPHTAELSPIVVVASKQNTPGVEVINPKTALQPLPAQDGADLLKSVAGMNVTRKGGSSGDPLLRGLGGSRLLISADDQFVLGGCPGRMDPPTSYLFPASYDRVIITKGPQAVNQGPGMISGSVRFIRDEKPLSQPTAKLDSAFTKGSFGRSDAYIDGTLGNQYGWLRLNASHNESKDYKDGNGDTIHSAFKRNNQMAQAALTPFTDTLLAVQYEHSTGHARYADRSMDGTQFDRHGWSMKLRQQNITNWLSQLQFEYGRSKIDHVMDNFSLRTPAPMKMASGMSKMASDMPNMNGMHTTMPVRRMYSVMNPSREIKSAKFSAQIELGNTHSEIGADWQNDEVSTRPMVMSTNKQQAENYYKLPFIWNQTYKRHGAYIQSEWNINDNNSLFGGFRHDWTSTLFNPQKNAIASKYLHQHQGLNAGFIRLEHRNNKLTSYLGYGIAERAPDYWERSKANGEKLRKETNHEIDAGLSYQGNSISSSIDIFAGQINDFILIESINSKNSARQIDARRYGFEARTNWQFAPHWNLGGSLAYTYASNRSDKRPLAQTPPLEWRTYLNWENEHFSAGALWRVATSQHRYAKNQGNIVGMDLGQSSGFGTLALNAGWKPGKNMLVQIGIDNVFNKTYAEAVNKSAYDFDTYSVQQYRVNEPGRTLWARAQIKF; encoded by the coding sequence ATGCATTATCGTGACAAATCTCTTTTTTTCTTAGCCCTGTCCTGTCTCATTTCTACAGTTCGTGCCCAGCCACAATCAGAAAACACAGAACCGCATACAGCAGAATTAAGTCCGATAGTGGTGGTCGCTTCAAAACAAAATACACCGGGTGTTGAAGTAATCAACCCCAAAACAGCCCTTCAGCCTTTACCGGCACAGGACGGTGCTGATTTACTTAAATCAGTTGCAGGAATGAATGTCACACGTAAAGGTGGCAGCTCAGGTGATCCTCTGCTACGCGGTTTGGGCGGTTCACGCCTGCTGATCAGTGCTGACGACCAGTTTGTACTGGGCGGCTGTCCCGGACGCATGGACCCACCCACCTCCTATCTGTTTCCGGCCAGCTACGACAGAGTCATTATTACCAAGGGACCACAAGCAGTTAATCAGGGGCCGGGAATGATTAGCGGTTCTGTACGTTTTATCCGTGATGAAAAACCATTATCTCAGCCCACAGCCAAATTAGACAGTGCCTTTACAAAAGGGTCATTCGGGCGCAGTGATGCTTATATCGACGGTACACTGGGTAATCAGTACGGCTGGCTGCGGCTTAATGCCAGTCACAATGAGTCTAAAGATTACAAAGACGGTAATGGAGACACCATTCATTCTGCATTCAAACGCAATAATCAGATGGCTCAGGCAGCTCTTACCCCATTTACTGACACCCTGCTGGCTGTACAATATGAACACAGCACCGGCCATGCCCGCTATGCCGACCGCAGCATGGACGGCACCCAGTTCGACCGCCATGGCTGGTCAATGAAATTGCGCCAGCAAAATATCACCAACTGGCTGAGTCAGCTACAGTTTGAATATGGTCGCAGCAAAATCGACCATGTGATGGATAATTTCAGTCTGCGTACTCCTGCACCGATGAAAATGGCTTCCGGTATGAGCAAAATGGCATCGGATATGCCCAATATGAATGGTATGCATACCACCATGCCGGTACGCCGCATGTATTCAGTAATGAATCCTTCGCGTGAAATAAAATCAGCTAAATTTTCAGCACAAATAGAGCTGGGAAATACACACAGTGAAATCGGTGCAGACTGGCAGAATGATGAAGTCAGCACCCGGCCTATGGTAATGAGTACCAATAAACAGCAGGCAGAAAATTATTACAAACTGCCCTTTATCTGGAACCAGACTTATAAACGGCACGGTGCCTATATTCAGAGTGAATGGAATATAAATGATAATAACAGTCTCTTTGGCGGTTTTCGTCATGACTGGACCAGTACCCTATTTAATCCGCAGAAAAATGCCATTGCCTCAAAGTATTTGCACCAGCATCAGGGACTGAATGCCGGCTTTATCCGTCTGGAACACCGCAACAATAAACTAACCAGCTATCTCGGCTATGGTATTGCCGAGCGTGCTCCTGATTACTGGGAACGCAGTAAAGCCAACGGCGAAAAATTGCGTAAGGAAACCAACCATGAAATCGATGCCGGTTTAAGCTATCAGGGTAACAGCATCAGCAGCTCAATTGATATTTTTGCAGGACAAATCAATGATTTTATTCTGATTGAAAGCATTAACAGCAAAAATTCAGCCCGTCAGATAGATGCGCGCCGCTATGGCTTCGAAGCCAGAACCAACTGGCAGTTCGCACCACACTGGAATCTTGGCGGCAGCCTCGCCTATACCTATGCCAGTAACCGCAGTGATAAACGACCACTGGCACAAACCCCGCCACTGGAATGGCGTACTTACCTCAACTGGGAAAACGAGCATTTCAGCGCCGGTGCCTTGTGGCGTGTTGCTACCAGTCAGCACCGCTATGCCAAAAATCAGGGCAATATTGTCGGCATGGACTTAGGTCAGAGCAGCGGCTTTGGGACACTGGCATTAAATGCCGGCTGGAAACCCGGTAAAAATATGCTGGTACAAATCGGTATCGACAATGTTTTTAACAAAACCTATGCCGAAGCAGTAAATAAATCTGCTTATGATTTCGACACCTATTCCGTACAACAATACCGTGTTAACGAGCCAGGACGTACACTGTGGGCACGGGCACAGATTAAATTCTGA
- a CDS encoding DUF445 domain-containing protein has translation MNTATITSLIQRRRLQRMRLLATSMLIIACVLFVLSCLLQKQYPALVYLKAFTEAAMVGALADWFAVTALFRHPLGLPIPHTAILPQKQERIANEFGRFIENNFLQDKAIAGRIYRMHPASRTLQWLCAPQNQQKWLPVLTRQIPLLLNTASAREVAGFCSQLLNTQYSGTRLGKTLANFLHLIHKQGIDTLLIRSLLQQIRQWLQNEQTRAQLEKSLLSWVSKIEKSDPSTWDKFKASLKTTLTARIDDWVAGKALDWADSYIDAVLANPKHFFWRACRKQLLVTERKLRRSRSWHRRLAAGRQQLLHSAALQQSIMDLWDSFVAWSEYDTSQSNSWWQQQLSRLSTHIQQQAIQNPRFMRRLDTRITLCAKLITRQYKNRVSQFIADKVKSWDSKQMVDKLELSVGRDLQFIRINGTLVGGCIGLIIYIVSQWITA, from the coding sequence ATGAACACAGCCACCATTACCAGCCTGATACAGCGCCGGCGTCTGCAACGCATGCGATTACTGGCTACCAGTATGCTGATTATTGCCTGTGTTTTATTTGTTTTAAGCTGCCTGCTGCAAAAACAATATCCGGCTCTGGTCTATCTTAAAGCATTTACCGAAGCCGCTATGGTAGGTGCACTGGCAGACTGGTTCGCAGTTACTGCCCTGTTTCGCCATCCCCTTGGTCTGCCTATTCCTCATACCGCAATTCTGCCTCAGAAACAGGAAAGAATCGCCAATGAATTCGGACGTTTTATTGAAAATAATTTTTTGCAGGATAAAGCAATTGCCGGACGCATCTACCGTATGCATCCGGCCAGCAGAACCCTGCAATGGCTATGTGCTCCGCAAAATCAGCAAAAATGGCTGCCTGTTCTGACCCGCCAGATTCCGCTGCTGTTAAATACTGCCAGTGCCCGTGAAGTAGCCGGATTTTGCAGTCAGCTGCTAAACACCCAGTACAGCGGCACCCGTCTGGGCAAAACACTGGCTAACTTTCTTCATTTAATCCATAAACAAGGTATTGATACACTGCTGATACGATCTTTACTGCAACAAATACGCCAATGGCTGCAAAACGAACAGACACGGGCACAACTTGAAAAAAGTCTGTTATCTTGGGTAAGTAAAATTGAAAAAAGCGATCCAAGTACATGGGATAAATTTAAGGCTTCGCTGAAAACGACACTGACTGCACGTATTGATGACTGGGTCGCCGGCAAAGCACTCGATTGGGCAGATTCCTATATAGATGCGGTATTGGCGAACCCAAAGCACTTTTTCTGGCGCGCCTGCCGAAAACAGCTTCTCGTTACCGAACGCAAATTACGTCGCAGCCGGAGCTGGCACAGACGGCTTGCGGCCGGACGGCAGCAACTGCTGCATTCTGCAGCATTACAACAAAGCATAATGGATTTATGGGATAGTTTTGTGGCATGGAGTGAATACGACACCAGCCAGAGTAATTCATGGTGGCAGCAGCAGCTCAGCCGGTTATCTACCCATATACAGCAGCAAGCCATACAAAACCCGCGATTTATGCGGCGTCTGGATACCCGGATTACATTGTGTGCAAAACTCATCACTCGCCAGTACAAAAATCGCGTCAGTCAGTTCATTGCTGATAAAGTCAAAAGCTGGGACAGTAAACAAATGGTTGATAAACTCGAATTGAGTGTCGGGAGAGATTTACAATTTATCCGCATTAACGGCACCCTCGTCGGCGGATGCATCGGTCTGATTATTTACATTGTATCCCAGTGGATAACTGCCTAA